The Rhodopirellula halodulae genome includes the window GCAGGCTCGCATTGAAGTCATACACCGTGGTGGGATTGACTGCCGCCTTGAATCCGAAGTCATCGCTTTCGCCGTAGCTGAAACCACGTTTGACACCGGCGCCCGTCAGGAAGCAAGTGAACGCGTCCGGGTTGTGATCGCGGCCTGACCCGTTGGATTGCAGGAACGGCATGCGTCCGAATTCGGTCGCCCAAACCACCAATGTGTTCTCAAGCAAACCTCTTTGTTTCAAATCCGCAATCAACGCCGCGGTGGGTTGGTCCATGATTTCGGCCTGCATCGCATGAGTTTCCGCGATGTTGGAATGGGAGTCCCAATTGGTGATACCGTTTCCGCCAGCGGGATCGCTGCCGTTGAAGAGTTGCACCACACGCACGCCTTTTTCAATCAAACGTCTCGCCAGGATGCAATTCTTTGCGTATTCGCCACGCAGTTCACTGCCGCCCTCCACACCGTATGCCTTCAGGGTGGCCGCAGTCTCGCCGGAAAGATCCATCACATCGGGAACGGAGGTTTGCATCTTTCCCGCAAGTTCATAACTGGCAATTCGGCCGGCGAGGTTGGCATCGCCGGGGTAACGTTCCAAGTGACCGGCATTTAAACGCTGCAGCAAGTCCACGGTGGCACGATCTTCCAAGGCGGAAAGATCGCGAGGACGGTGAAGGTTGTTGGGAGGATTCTTGGCATTGAAGTCCGTCCCCTGAAAAGCGGCGGGTAGGAAACCGTTGCCGAAGTTATTTTTGCCGCTTCGTGCTAGTCCACGTGGATCGTTGATCGCAACGAAGGCGGGCAGTTCCTGATTCTCCGTGCCTAGAGCGTAAGTCACCCAGGATCCGAACGATGGAAAGCCTTCCATCGTGAACCCGGTGTTCATGAAGTTCTCGCCCTGAGGGTGGGCACTGGTGTCCGTGCTGAGCGAATGCAGAAAGCAGAAGTCGTCGACTTGCTCGCCCAGGTGCGGCAGTAAGTCCGAAACCATCTTGCCGGATTCGCCCCGCGGTTTGAAATCCCAAAAGGGTTTGGCAATATTACCAGTGGGGCCTTCGAAGGTGACGGCGGGGATGCCCGGTGGTTTTTGGCCGTGCAGTTTGGTCAACGCTGGCTTGTAGTCGAATGTGTCAACATGACTCACCGCGCCCGGACAAAAAATCACCAACACCTGTTTCGCCGGCGCATCGAAGTGTTGGGGGCGTGGCAGGTACGGATTGTTGGGATCGATCTCTGGGCGAATCGGAGTCTTGCTTCCAGCGGTTCCGACGTTGGACGCTAGTAATCCGTCCGCATCCAGCAAGCTCGCCAAAGCCAAGCCGGCAGTCGACAGGCCCGCAGTCCCCAAAAAGTATCGGCGGTCCAGGAGTCGGCATCCTTGGGGCGAAAGGTTTTCTGCTTGAGACATGGTGGAAGGCCTCGAAAGGATGCGTATGGGAGTCTGCAGGTTGGTGTGGTGAGCAAGAGTCCGAGTATTCGGGCCTCACGAGCACCGTGCTAATTTGTCGGCAAAGCGGAAGTGATATTTGAATTCCGCACGTCTACGGAAGAAATGCCATTTCGTTGCTGTTGATCAACGCTCGACAGACAATGGGAAGTCCTCTTTGCCCCGCAACTGCGAGGCACTGCTGGCGTTCGTCATCTATGGGCGGTCGACCAAGTAACAAGTCAAAACATCGATCAATCGCATTCGCCATATCGCCGTGAGCGTCGTCTTGTGCTCGCTGCGCAATCAATTCAGATTGCTCAATGACGAAGTCGCTATTCATCAAGTTGAGTGCTTGAAGCGGCGTCGTTGAGACGGGACGTTTCGCTCGGACTTGTCCGCAGTCGGGAAAGTCGAATGCGGTGAACATTTGATCGTCGACCCGACGCATACGTTCCTGATAAAGCATTCTTCGCCATGTATCGTTGCCGTGATTGTCGACAACTTCCCACTGTGCGTAGGTCTTTTTCTCGTTGTGAATCCGATAACTACGACCGCCCAGCTTCAAATTCAGCTTGCCGGAAGCCAACAGGATCGAGTCGCGAATCACTTCGGCTTCCATGCGACGCGGCGGGAAACGCCATAGCAATGTCGAACCAGCATCCTTCGCGAGACCCTCCGCGTTTGGCGTGCTGGTTTGTTGAAACGCTTGCGACATCACGAGCATGCGGATCAGAGATTTGGTGGACCAGTTTGACGTTTGTTGGTTCTGCGGCGACATGAATCCAGCCGCCAACCAGTCGAGTAACTCCGGATGGGTCGGCGGTGCACCCGCACGTCCGAAATCAGAGGTGGTCGGGACGAGTCCACTGCCAAAGACGTGATGCCAAACGCGGTTGACCATCACGCGGGCCGTCAGCGGGTTTTGAGAAGACGTCA containing:
- a CDS encoding DUF1501 domain-containing protein; amino-acid sequence: MSQAENLSPQGCRLLDRRYFLGTAGLSTAGLALASLLDADGLLASNVGTAGSKTPIRPEIDPNNPYLPRPQHFDAPAKQVLVIFCPGAVSHVDTFDYKPALTKLHGQKPPGIPAVTFEGPTGNIAKPFWDFKPRGESGKMVSDLLPHLGEQVDDFCFLHSLSTDTSAHPQGENFMNTGFTMEGFPSFGSWVTYALGTENQELPAFVAINDPRGLARSGKNNFGNGFLPAAFQGTDFNAKNPPNNLHRPRDLSALEDRATVDLLQRLNAGHLERYPGDANLAGRIASYELAGKMQTSVPDVMDLSGETAATLKAYGVEGGSELRGEYAKNCILARRLIEKGVRVVQLFNGSDPAGGNGITNWDSHSNIAETHAMQAEIMDQPTAALIADLKQRGLLENTLVVWATEFGRMPFLQSNGSGRDHNPDAFTCFLTGAGVKRGFSYGESDDFGFKAAVNPTTVYDFNASLLHLMGLDHERLTYYHNGLERRLTNVHGHVVKDILA